In Cryptomeria japonica chromosome 10, Sugi_1.0, whole genome shotgun sequence, a genomic segment contains:
- the LOC131076939 gene encoding F-box/kelch-repeat protein At5g60570 — protein MVVEGQGGCFLPQILPKSCEKLDQQQHWYFSCSIGMPCLFELPKIKISSSMGEKGKEREFQPPRKVRKLVGIPVLCGSRQCSFSAQSSSPECTDCSGQGGSNEGSNDNIIPGLDENNIAMNCLARLSRSDYNNLALVNRRLNSLVRNGELYVLRRQLGIVEHWIYCLCNLVAWEAFDPKKQQWMRLPQIPSDECFTLSDKESLAVGTELLVFGREVYGFAIWRYSILTHSWSRAPSMNQPRCLFGSGSSKERAIVAGGCDTLGNVLKSAELYNSELGTWEMLPDMHSPRKLCSGFFMDGKFYVIGGMKSNTESLTCGEEYNLETRTWRRIPDMYPGGNGAAHAPPLVAVVNDQLYAVEYSQNEIKKYNKETNSWNVLGSLPVRADSTNGWGLAFKACGNELIIIGGQRGPEGETIEIDSWHPTADGEPLQWDVLGKKEHAGVFVYNCAVMGC, from the coding sequence ATGGTGGTGGAGGGCCAGGGCGGCTGTTTTCTTCCACAGATTTTACCTAAATCCTGCGAAAAACTAGATCAGCAGCAGCATTGGTATTTCAGCTGCAGCATTGGTATGCCATGTTTGTTTGAGCTGCCAAAGATCAAGATTTCGAGTTCCATGggtgaaaagggaaaagaaagagaatTTCAACCCCCTCGTAAGGTCAGAAAATTGGTTGGCATTCCGGTTCTGTGTGGGTCTAGGCAGTGTAGCTTTTCTGCACAATCATCTTCACCTGAGTGCACTGACTGCTCCGGGCAGGGGGGATCAAATGAGGGGTCAAATGATAATATTATTCCTGGTCTTGATGAAAATAATATTGCCATGAATTGCCTTGCCAGATTATCAAGATCGGACTATAATAACCTGGCTCTGGTGAATCGGAGATTGAATTCTTTGGTTCGAAATGGGGAGCTTTATGTTCTGAGGAGGCAGCTTGGAATTGTAGAGCATTGGATCTATTGTCTATGCAATTTGGTTGCATGGGAGGCCTTCGATCCAAAGAAGCAGCAATGGATGCGTTTGCCCCAGATTCCTTCTGATGAATGCTTTACTTTATCAGATAAGGAGTCTCTGGCAGTAGGTACTGAATTGCTTGTGTTCGGGAGAGAAGTTTACGGATTCGCTATCTGGAGATACAGTATTTTGACGCACAGTTGGTCTAGGGCCCCATCAATGAATCAGCCCAGATGTTTGTTTGGTTCTGGTAGCTCTAAGGAGAGGGCGATTGTTGCGGGGGGTTGTGATACTCTTGGGAATGTGCTTAAATCGGCAGAGCTTTATAATTCAGAGCTGGGCACTTGGGAAATGCTGCCTGATATGCATTCCCCCCGAAAACTCTGCTCAGGGTTTTTCATGGATGGCAAGTTCTATGTCATCGGTGGCATGAAAAGTAATACAGAGTCTCTGACTTGTGGCGAAGAATATAATCTTGAAACCAGAACATGGCGGAGGATTCCAGATATGTATCCCGGTGGCAACGGAGCTGCGCATGCACCACCCTTGGTTGCGGTAGTGAACGATCAGCTTTATGCTGTAGAATATTCACAGaatgaaataaaaaaatacaataagGAAACCAATTCGTGGAATGTGTTGGGAAGTTTGCCTGTGAGAGCAGATTCAACAAATGGTTGGGGTCTTGCATTTAAGGCCTGTGGAAATGAGCTGATTATAATTGGAGGGCAGAGAGGACCTGAAGGTGAAACCATTGAGATTGATTCATGGCATCCGACAGCTGATGGAGAACCTTTGCAATGGGATGTGCTGGGAAAAAAGGAGCATGCTGGAGTTTTTGTTTATAATTGTGCAGTAATGGGATGCTAA